The Rhinolophus sinicus isolate RSC01 linkage group LG15, ASM3656204v1, whole genome shotgun sequence region CAATCATAATTGCTATCATCTATTAAGTGACTACAATGTGCCAGATGGTATCCAAAGTTCTCtcaggcattatctcatttaaacgtCTCAACAGCCTTTGAAGTGAgtatattattatccccatcttcTGGATGAGGTAAGTGAAGTTCAGAAAGTATGAGGTCACACAGATGCTAAGTTGTGGGGTCAGAATTTGAACCGAGTCTTAATCTTAGCTGCTGTGGTATGTATGCTTCACTCCTACCCTTGACTTAAATCCTTCTGGTGGAccaataccaccaccaccaccaccactctcACTGTGCATGTTAGTCTTTCCTTATAGAACCTAATTGCAGACAGGACCTGTATGGGTGGGTGCCAGGGCCCTATGGAGAAAGGTGACAGAGAAGGCAGACAGGGTTAGTAGTTCCCAGGGCCCTAGGCCCACTGAGGATTCCTTTTGAtggtggggggggcggggcctGATGATAAGGGCGAGGTCAGGGactgttttgaatttttctcaGGACTCGGAGAATTTCTTTCTGAAACTGGGCGATACTTTCAGGCTCTTACAGGGATACTCCGGGTATAACTGAGGAGCTAGAAATGCCAAAATCAAGGTCTGTCAAGATGTGCCCACTCAACCTCTGAGCACAGAGGCAACAGCTTTGCATGCTCCATCTACACTCTGGGTGTAGAGACCACTTTTTCAAACTCCAATTGTTCTGTCTAGGACAAATGTCTGAAGTGTACCCACACTGTAAATATAGGTAAAGAGGATCcacaattctttgtttttccagaaaTGCCCCTGCCATGGCACTTTCCACCCTGTGTTAAAATTGTTAGcatgcttgtttgtttctttcatctcTGTTCTGGGGCAACTCCCACGTTGTAAGATGCACCGTAGATccaaatcaatgaatgaatgcacgAATGTAACCTCAAAGATTTGGGAGCAGGGAGTTGCCTTTTTTGGAGGTCTTAAGCCACTACAGCATGAAGGGTCCAAGCACAGAGTGCAAACACTATTGCCCCAATCACGCGCTCCGGGCCTCTTTTATTCACCACCCTCCCCTTCCACTGGTAGGGAGGACCGCACTGCCCACCCCGCCCTGAtggcccagcccctcctgcccctctATCTGAAGGACTGGACGTCGAGTCCACCACTAGCTCTTGGCCCCGCCTTGATCCGCCAACTCCGAGTTCTGGGAGGCGAGATCAGGCTTCAGGAGAAGCTTCCACGTGGGGGCGCTGAGAGGGCGCAGGAATGACTGAAGCAGGGCCCTTGTGGCGTCAGCCAgacagctgccccctcccctcaaGGGTTCCCAAGAGGCAGCCGCGACCCCTCACTGGCGTCCCCTCCCTCCTGCGTCCCTTCCCAATTTACCCTTGTTTCTCCGTGCCGCCCCCGCCACTCCCCTCTCTCTCCAGTTTGCGTTTCTCAGTCAAGGGGAAAGAACACGTGGGTGGAAGGTAGATTAGGTTCGAATCCCGACTCCGCCACTTCATAGCTGGGCGGCCTCCTCCAAGGCGCGCAGCCTCCCCACGCCCGCGGGGAAAATGGGCCAATCATCCGTCCCACCTACTTTGGGCAGAGTAGGCGCTCAGGAAACGTCAGCTTCCTGCCCGCATCCCGCCCTTGGCTCCTCGTGTTTCCCTCTTCTGTGTTCTCCCTCAGCTTTCAAAAAAGATCCCTCCTTCCTGCGCCCTTGCTCCTCTCGGCTCCGCAATCGTAGCCAAACCGCAGGTTTTACCAATTCTGCGCGCCCACCCGGCGCCCGGGGCGCTCCGCCACGGCTGCGACCCATCCCGCGGGAAGACTGCACcccgcgcccgcgcccgcgccAGGCCCTGTGCTTCCCGGAGCGCAGCCCGCCTCCACGGACCTCGCCACCCACCGGGGTCGCACCATGACCCGCGCCCACCCTCAACCAGCCAAGGGTCGCGCCCTGCCTTGGCTGCGGGGCCCCAAACCACCCGCCGCCGGAGCCGCGAGGACGGGGCAAGGCGGGGAGCGCCGGCCAGGGCCGTGCCCGGGTGGCCGAGGGCACCGGGCGGGGCGGCGGGCTCCAACGCCAGGGCAGCGAGCGCCAGCCCCACCGCAGCCCGAGGGCAACGCTGCAAATAGCGGCGGTTTCCAGCCCgagccctgcctccctcccagccttcCGGGCCTTTTGggattttctctcccttcttcccgcCGCCCTCTCCTTTGCCCCATGGCCCCTGCCACCTCCCCGCTGTGCACTCCACCACATCCTGTACCCACGCGGGATGGTCCCTGCGCTGACGGGGCGAAGAGCGCAGCGGGGGCAGGAGACGGGCGCGGAGGTGCAGGGTTCCAGAAGTCGAATAATCACAAAAAACGAAGTTAGGGTTAATTGAGTGCATACTATGCCCTGTGCTGAGCTCTTTAAGGATGGGACTTCATGATATCGTTACCACCACCCAATGAGGGGAGGCTCcaatttacagatggagaaactgaggcacagagagactcCTTAGGTTCTAAGGTCACCCCGTTTGGACCTGCAGAATGGGAAGTcacctcaccctccacccccaccaccgCCCCCGCCCCCTCGCAGAGGCCCACGCCTTACTCTGCCTTCAGCTCTGTGTTGCTTGCCCACTGGGCTGAAGCCCCAGTGGGAGGTGGAAAGCAGCAGACTGGGAGTCCCAGATGCTCGCTTATCACCAATTCTGTGTCACCTAGACCAAGCCACAACCCTCAGTTTtcacatccataaaatgaaggGGATGAAAAGCAATACTGTTCCCTGAAAGGAAGAAGTTGTTAACATCAGTGGAAAACCCAAAGTGGAATGTGAAGTTTTAAACACCCTGCCCCTGGGAAGTTCAATGGGAGGCTGAGTGACCTCCACCTAGAGTGTTGAGACAGACTCACAGGCCGGGCTGGCTTTGTCAGAATAGGGCTGAGCCCCGGGAATCTGCATGTTAGCAAATGCAGGGATTCCGAAGCCATCAAGTTTAGGACCCACCAAAGAGATTCTGGAAGGGGGTGGAAGTAGTGTGTGTGGGGTTGTCCTCCCCCAAACCTCCACACTTGCCCTTATTCTTTTCTGCCTTCACTGGCCTGGACTGAGTGACTGCATATTTCTTAAGGACCTACTGCGTGCCAAGCACACATGACAGTCCCACTGTCAGAGAGCTCACGACATAGTCAACTACCATATGGCAGACTAGCAGGGCTGTCCTCAGCCCAGCTGGCTCCTCTGGGAAAAAAGAGCAAATCACCTTCTTTCAGGGATATGCAGCCTGGCACCAGACTGTGCAGCTCAGTGAGCAGAGCGGGAGCTGGGTTTCCCCTCCATTCTCTCCTTGGCAGCTACCTGTGCTGGACACACCCGCATGCACCTCCTCTCACTGTAGCCTGCCTGTACAGGAGGCTTATATTTCAGAGCTGCCAGAGACATATGTGGGAGATATTCAAGAAGCCCAGGAAACGGACCAAATAATTCTTGCTGGAGTTAGGTAGGaacagagactgaaaaaaaatcaactgaggTGACCCATTAAGCTGGCCCTTTAAGGATGGATGGGAGTTCACCAGGTAGAAAGGGAGGtccaggcagaggcaacagcCATAGGCCAAAGCACAGGAGTGAGAAATCTCAGCCTGTCCTGGGAGCAGGTGGTACAGCGCGCcagcgtgtgtatgtgtgtgcgggggtgggagggtgggggggcagggaatGGCTTCAGGAAAGACTGGGAAGGGGGAATGCCCTTCCCTTGCTCCCATCTCTACGGCTGCACATAGCTAATCGAACACAGCTTATCTGCCAACCAGATATCTCCTCTCCTGGACTGTGAGCTGCTGTAGGATAGAGATGGCGTCTTATTCATCTTCTGTGGCCCAGTGCCTCACCCAGTGTTAATAATTATAGCAGTAATAATAGTTAACGggtattaaatatttactatcacgcactgtgctaagtgctccACAGGCATTATCCCATTTCATCCTCAAACAGCTTTGCAAATAAGTGCTATTACtaatcctgttttacagataaggattCTAAGGTTTGGAGGGGCTAAGTAATgtgcctaaggtcacatagctattTAGTGGTGGGGCTAGGACTGGAATTCAGGTCTCTGACCTCACGGCCCTGCTCTACACtgacaggtgggtgggtggatggatgggagACAGGGAGGCACTAAGTGAAGAAGGGCTTTGAATGCCATGTTACGGAGCTTGAACTTTATGCCAAGGGCAATGGGGAGATGCTGGAAGGCTAGAAGCAAGGAGAAACGGGTCAGGTTAGGGCTTTAGAAAGATCGCTTTGGAAACACTGGGAAGATATTTAGAGCTGATGACACTTAAGCAGGAAGCCATTTTTCTGGCAAATCTCTATTCCCACTTGTGGGGAGCCTCGTCTCACTAAGCAGTTATTCCTCCTAGGTAAGACCTGTTTCAATGCAGACATGGGGACTATTGATAGAGGGGAATGCTGAGGAAAGAGGGCTCAGTGACGGGAAGGGGAGACAAGTGATGGAATACTGGCTAGGTTCTGGGGAGAGGCCTCTTACAGGGCACAAGAAGAGCATAAGAAAGGGGGGGCCATACAGtccctctccccatctccaaGATGACTAGGGCCCCTGGGGCGTCCAGCCAGGAAGCTGGAAGCGCCAGCCCCCACACACTGCCCCATTGTGCACCTGCCACGGGAGAGAACGCAGCCAAAGGGAGGCGGCTGTTGCATCAGAGCGCTAAGCCCTGGGATCAAGTGCTGAGGGGGCGGTGGGCGGAAGAGGTCAGGTCCCTCCTCTGACATCCTGATGTTATTGGCCTTTccagccagggagggaggggagtcaCAGGAAATGGGGGGGAGAGGGTTAGATAAGCTGGAGGAAGAAGGGGGTAAGCTGGAAGGACAGAGAACTGGTGGAGTTTCCCTCACCCACAGGAAAGGAGCCAGAGAGAGAGGACGCCTTTGGAGGCGGAGTCGTCAGGCTGAGAGGGACTCCCAAAGGGTCCCAGCATACAGTGCCCACCATGCTGCTCTGCCTCACCCTGCTTCTCCTGACGGGGCTGTCTGCATGCTCTGTGGCAGGTGACAAGGAACAGGCACTTGGCACTGAAGCAGGGGCTTGGGTAACCGTGAACCTGGAGGTAACTTCGGGGAGAGGCAGGGGATGATCCATGGTGGGTTGAGGGGGCTGAAGATCCCTTCTGTGGCTGCCAGGAGAGCAGGCTGTACACTGCAAGGGTCGTCTGACTTCCCTCTGTAGGTAAGTTCAAGGCCATGGCCCCTGGCCTGACTGAGCTCCAAAGGGGCACGTGCACGTGGGAGTGAGAgcgtgagagtgagagagagctTTTATTTAATACTAATTTAACATACAATATGTCCTAAAGGATTTATAAGTATTagcccatttaatcctcatatcaaCCTTGTGGAGAAGGTACcattactatccccatttcacagataaggaaagtgaggcacagaaaagtcAAGTAGTTTGTCCAAAGTTATGCAGCTTCAAAAGCACAACTGCATACTCTACCCAAGGTCTGACTGTCGGTATCTGTGCATCAGAGgacattttccagaatttcaaGGGGGTCAACTTGGGGCAGGATCAATGTTTTGTCTCACAGGTAGAAACTCTCATTTCCTGACAAGTACTGGTTTGACGGCCTATCTCTTCTACTAGACTGACCTGAGTGCTGTCACTTGGGGAGAAATCTAGAAGTTAGAGACCCAGCATCTGTGCCTCACCCCATCTAGTCAGAAAGATAAGAATCCTGACCTTGGGGAACTCCTAATCAGACAGGGGGGAGAGGCCAACAGCCCAGAGCTAGCAGGACCAGTGCTCAGGAAGGTTTCCAGGAGAGCAGACAGTGGGACCAGGCTGAGCCCGGTTCCTCCCAGTCCCAGGACGGCAAGGACACTGGGGCCACAGATACAGCCATCGAATCAACAGCCCTTCGTGGTGGGTTTCCTTCCTGGTTTGTCTGAACGGGGACATGTGTGCAGTTGAGAAGATAGAAAGATGAGGAGACCTGGGTTCGAATCTCAACTTCCCCATCGACTCCATGTGACCTTGGGACGGTCACAGCTGCTTTCTGGACATCAGTTTCCACACCTGTAACACGGAGGGGcggggggaaggggagatgatCCCCAGAGTATTTTTGGAGCTTTACTGCGTCTGTACGAAACATCAGGGGACCTGGCCCAGTCACAGGGAAACAAGTCTGTGAGGGGCAGCTTTCTACACAGCCACACAGGAAAATCATCAACTTCAAATGGTGCTGCTGGGCTTCCCACCTGCAAGGACCTCACCCTGAAGCTGGGTCTACTGCTTACTGTCCTTTCCCTCTCATTTAATATCCTTCTGCTTCCCGAGACACAGGGCTTGGGATACAGGAACCATTACTGTGAGTGAGGTGACAGAAGGAATGGTGACACTGTCAGGGGTGTCTGATCACCTCCCTAGCTTTCAGGGCTCCCCGCCTACACGTATCCCTGGAGCAGGTGATTTGGGTTAAATGGGTAAGGAGAGGGCTTCAGGTGGGGGCAGGAGTCCTTCCTGTGTGAAAGGGAAGGATACCTCCTCACGGACTCCCAGAAACccagggggtgggagaagggtgagtcttattttataaatagccATTCTCTCCAGCTTGCTTTTGAAGGCTGCCTTTTACCAAGGCAAAGTGGTTTTCATGAGCTTTTCAGAAAATGGGTCCAAATCTCCAAAGAGACTTCTCCGGTTCCTGGCCAGGCGAGGCGACTGCAGCCCGAAACAGCTGCCCCAGCCACTGACGTCTTGGGGAGGAGACAGATTGGAAGTGACTGTATTAGTCCAAGGCTTAGAAAACAATTCACTCCTGGTCCTGCAAGTTGGGATGGGATGAGCTGTGAGAGGCATAGGGGGTTACATCTGCACCCCAGCCAGGTCCCTGCTGGTCCCCAGTGCTCCAGCGCTGCCCCTGGGGGAATTGGGGATTGAAGAGCGAGCCCCTGAtcccaccccagctcccagcctcctGGCAGACAGCTTTGTTCCTCTAGAGCTGTTTGCCTGTCTTCAGCCTCCCTGGAAAAGGAGACCCcatcttcttccctcttcccagacTGTCAGAGAAAGGGACCCAGGTATCCCACATATGCTGAGCTCCTGTGTGTATCAGACTCTATGCCAGGTACTAGGGATGCAGAGAGGTGAAGATGGTCTAACGACTGTCACCTACTGTCACTCTCTTCACTAGTGAGCCTTTCTCCCTCTCAGGAGAGCTGAGTCAGCCCTTCTTCAGGAAATCCGGTTAAGACCAGAGAGGGAGAGTACCTTGGCCAAAGTCACAATGAGAACTTAAATCCATAGCCCTTGGACCAGAACTTTCATCCCATCAGCTTAAGGATGAAAATGTCTTTACCCAGGGTGGTGGCCTCCACCCTAGGCCACATGCCATGTTCCCCATGGGGGGCCCAGGCTCCAGGGCAATAGGGGGAATGTCCCTGGGAGAGCGGAGAGCAGCAGAGTGGGGCTGGAGAGGAAGCAGTCTCACCTTGCCTACTGGGTGCCACCCTGAGTCCACCAGCTGCCCTCCTTGTCTATAGTGGAGACATTTCCCAAGATGGAGCAGAACCCAAGCTCCATCTTGGGAAATGTCTCCACTATAGTCAGACttcctgagtttaaatcctggttctaccacctcctgtttgaccttggacaaatctcTAAACCTCCATTAAGTCACAGTCCCCACTTCATTCATATGGTGGTTATAAAgagtaaatgagtaaatgacTATTGTGTTTGAGCCTTTGAGCCCGATGAGCTGGGTTCAAGTTCTGACTCCAGCTCTCATTTCCTAgctggtgaccttggacaaattatttaatctcttggtgttttcatctataaaatagtgaCAGTAACAGTACTTACTTCATGGGttttggtgaggattaaatgaatcaataaagtGCTAAGAATAGTATCAGGAATATAGTAGGTGAAAtgtaagctattattattactgtacaCAGTGTTGTATAAAATATGCAACAGGGCCCAGTGCCAGCACAGAGCAAGCGCTACCGAGACTGTTACCGCTCAGGCTGCCCTCCCTATCTCCTCGCCAGCCTTCCCCCAACTCTAACGAACTCTCTCTGCTTCTTCAGGAAGGTGTCATCCCCAGCATTCAGCTCCAGCTTCAGGAGGTGAAGAAGGGCAAAGTGAGCCAGTTCTTTGGGCTGATGGGGAAGCAGGTAGGAGGTGAGTGACAAAGGTGGGCGAGTGCCCAGCAGGGAGTGGTTCTGAGTGGGTTGTGTTACACCAAGCAGGGGCCCTAAAGTCGTCCATTCATGACTCCAGGCCAGTAGGGTTCACTCACGTGATGGAGTAGAGAGTGCCCATATGAATTATCATCCGAACCAGAGCACGCTGGAAAGTGTTCACTACGTCAGGCAACACGTGTAAACCAGGGCTGTCTCTGGAATATGGGGAGTATGGCCACCCTAAGGGTGGGGGCAAATGCTTTGCACCCGCTGGTGCCCTTACCGTCAATATATGGATGACTTTGCAGAGCGGTAGTGGCTACAGATCAGCGTCTAGATGTGAGCAAAGCCAAGCTTTCTAGTTGATTCTGTTTCAAATAGAATGATTAAAATGAACCTGTGTTCCCTGGGGGCACCCTCAATGCGGAGTCATGTCCTAGGGAAACAAGGAGAAAACAGTCTAGACAGagagttttctctttctggttgtcaacattatgtatatattttttaagtgaggaCAGAAGGACCTGGCACTTTTATATCCTATTTGGAGGAAGAGTTGACAATGGCCATTAAAGTCGGAAATGTGCATATCTTTCGACCAAGTCTCACTTCAGGGAACTTATCAAACGGAAATGTTATTGATACATGAACCCTGAGATATTTGTATCAGAGTGTCCATGGCCACCTTGTCTGTAATAGGAAGAGTTTGGAAATAACATAAACCATCAGCAGGGGAATAAGTGGTCAAAGTGTATTAGGCTCATTCATCGCCTTTGCGGCTTTGAGAAAGGATGAGGCAGCTCTATGGAAAGATGGAAAGACCTGCAAGGTACTGGGGAAGTGGGAAGAGCAAGTTATTTGTATGTATGATAGGAGCCGACTCATTTTCAAAAGCGACATATTTACAAACATGTACATACAAATGCATAGGAAAAGTTCTAGAAGAATAACTATCAAACTGTCGACAGTAGTTACATGTAGGGTAGGCAGTGGAGGTGAGGGAGACTAAAGAGGGACGTTTTTACTGTACAAACCTGTGTATTACTTGATTCTATTTATAGTGTCCctgtatatgcatataaaaacagagaagacCAACTTGTGACCAAACACTTttggccttagtttcctccttGGCAAAATGAGTTTTAGACAGGGCCATCTCAGGGTTCTCGTCCAAATCCAACAATCCTTGAGCAGGGGATGAGGGTACAAGAGAAATATTGACTGGGCACCTACTATGCTCATATGTGATTAAATCTCACAATATCCCCTTCACCACTGGCAGGGAAACTAAGGTTCAGCTAGGTTAAACGCTTTTCCAAGGGTGCCCAGCTGGTGCCAGGTGCCATTGGTGTCCCACCCCACACTGCCTCCTAGCAGGAGCAGCCAAGTGACTCAGTCACATGAGGACAATGGGGAGTGCCTGGAGTTTCACTGAAGACTCACCACAGGCATCGAGCCCCAAAGAGCCATGAGCCCTTTTCACCTCACCTAGCCCCCAAGGAAGTGGGGGTGCAGCCctcattccttctctttcccccaggAATACCTCCTATCCagccagagagaaaaatgggTAAGTGTTGTCCCAACATTCCCCTCGGCATGCTCCCTGGGGAGGGCCGAGTTGTCCTGGCCGCGAAGTCAGGGAGGTGCGGGGAGCTCTGGCCAGGGGCAAACACGCCAGGCTGGCATTGCTGAGGGTGGTTTGGCCACATGCTTGGCTTTCTGGTTGCTTCCTTAGAAGAGGGGTCTTTGTACGTATGATGAGGGAGTAGGTGCAGGAATAAGGAAGACATGGGGATAAATCCAGTTCTGCCCAAAGTTTAAAATTACCTTGGGTCTAAAACCTGGAATTGGAAAAATTAATCCATTCCCTACCTTGCATCCTCAATGATCTGAAATGTGCAAATCTGAGCAGCCAGTACCGTGCCTAAAACGCTATggtgaaaagaggaaaacaaaaccaaaagaaaaccaaccaaCTTTACCCCCACCCAGATCCCCACGCCCAGTGCTCTCAGGGTCAAGTCCAATGTCCTAGGGACTCAGCACATCGTCCCGGGCTGCCCTCACTGACTTGACTCCTAGCCCCATCTCTCCTTCCCTGACCGCCTACGCTACCCGGACGGAGCTTGTCTTCATGGCCCAGGCAGGATGCTTGCCTTGGCATACTGCACTGCACTGTCCTGCGGGGTCACATGGCTGGGGTCCCCAGAGTGGAAACCCCACCAGTCAGATAGCAGGTCTGCCATCTTCTCTGTATCCACAACACCCAGCAATTTCTATAAGAGGTGCCCACTGGGGTTTGTGGAAGGAAAGGCAGAAGGAAGACTGGAGGAGAGGAAAGTTAATGAATCAGCGAATGAATGAACCAATTCACGTTTTTTTCCTCAACTCTTGGGATGATTGAAAAATGACTCCATTTATGAGGCCCGTTCTGGCCCCATCCCTGCCCTTCCTCTGCTGCACTTTGTCTTTGCTACCTCTCCATCACTGAGGACAGAAGGTCCCAGACCTCTCGGGCATGAAAGGACCATCTACAGAAGGTAGGTGGGAGCTTCTAGTGGACTGCAAGGGCATCATGAGAAAGTGCCCCGATACTTTGCTGCCAGTCTCCACGATGGGGGCCAGACAGCAGGCAGAGGCGCCCCAGAAGAGAGCAGTCGAGGTGCAGGGAAGTGGTCTTCTGATGACCCAGGC contains the following coding sequences:
- the TAC4 gene encoding tachykinin-4 isoform X1 — translated: MLLCLTLLLLTGLSACSVAGDKEQALGTEAGAWVTVNLEEGVIPSIQLQLQEVKKGKVSQFFGLMGKQVGGIPPIQPERKMEGPRPLGHERTIYRRQRG
- the TAC4 gene encoding tachykinin-4 isoform X2; amino-acid sequence: MLLCLTLLLLTGLSACSVAGDKEQALGTEAGAWVTVNLEEGVIPSIQLQLQEVKKGKVSQFFGLMGKQVGGIPPIQPERKMERMRTSRSESPHRTLPRG
- the TAC4 gene encoding tachykinin-4 isoform X4 codes for the protein MLLCLTLLLLTGLSACSVAGDKEQALGTEAGAWVTVNLEEGVIPSIQLQLQEVKKGKVSQFFGLMGKQVGGREDEDESE
- the TAC4 gene encoding tachykinin-4 isoform X3: MLLCLTLLLLTGLSACSVAGDKEQALGTEAGAWVTVNLEEGVIPSIQLQLQEVKKGKVSQFFGLMGKQVGGIPPIQPERKMGREDEDESE